Proteins encoded in a region of the Loxodonta africana isolate mLoxAfr1 chromosome 22, mLoxAfr1.hap2, whole genome shotgun sequence genome:
- the CRELD1 gene encoding protein disulfide isomerase CRELD1 isoform X1 — MAPRPLRGLVPALFGSLSLFLSLPGPVWPQPSPPPQASPPPEPHPCHICRGLVDSFNKGLERTTRDNFGGGNTAWEEEKLSKYRDSETRLVEVLEGVCSKSDFECHRLLELSEELVETWWFHKQQEAPDLFQWLCSDSLKLCCPSGTFGPSCLPCPGGAEKPCSGYGKCEGEGTRGGSGRCDCQAGYGGEACGQCGLGYFEAERNTSHLVCSACFGPCARCSGPEESNCLQCRKGWALHHLKCVDIDECGTERASCGADQFCVNTEGSYECRDCAKACLGCMGAGPGRCKKCSPGYQQVGSKCLDVDECETEVCPGANKQCENTEGGYRCICAEGYKQMEGICVKEQIPESAGFFSEMTEDELVVLQQMFFGVIICALATLAAKGDLVFTAIFIGAVAAMTGYWLSERSDRVLEGFIKGR, encoded by the exons ATGGCTCCGCGGCCCCTGAGGGGTCTGGTCCCAGCCCTGTTTGGGAGCCTGAGCCTCTTCCTCAGCCTTCCAGGACCCGTCTGGCCCCAACCGTCTCCGCCTCCTCAGGCTTCTCCCCCGCCTGAGCCCCATCCATGTCATATCTGCCGGGGGCTGGTCGACAGTTTCAATAAG GGCCTGGAGAGGACCACCCGGGACAACTTTGGAGGTGGAAACACCGCATGGGAGGAAGAGAAGTTGTCCAAATACAGAGATAG CGAGACCCGCCTGGTAGAAGTGCTGGAGGGTGTGTGCAGCAAGTCGGACTTTGAGTGTCACCGCCTTCTGGAGCTGAGTGAGGAGCTGGTGGAGACCTGGTGGTTTCACAA GCAGCAGGAAGCCCCGGACCTCTTCCAGTGGCTCTGCTCAGATTCCCTGAAGCTCTGCTGCCCCTCAGGCACCTTCGGGCCCTCCTGCCTTC CTTGTCCTGGGGGTGCTGAGAAGCCCTGCAGTGGCTACGGGAAGTGTGAAGGGGAAGGCACCCGAGGGGGCAGCGGGCGTTGCGACTGCCAAGCCGGCTATGGGGGTGAGGCCTGTGGCCAATGTGGCCTCGGCTACTTTGAGGCAGAGCGGAACACCAGCCATCTGGTATGTTCGG CTTGTTTTGGCCCCTGTGCCCGCTGCTCCGGACCTGAGGAATCAAACTGTTTGCAGTGCAGAAAGGGCTGGGCCCTGCATCATCTGAAGTGTGTAG ACATCGATGAGTGTGGCACAGAACGAGCCAGCTGTGGAGCCGACCAGTTCTGCGTGAACACAGAGGGCTCCTATGAGTGCCGAG ACTGTGCCAAGGCCTGCCTGGGCTGCATGGGGGCAGGCCCTGGCCGCTGTAAGAAGTGCAGCCCTGGCTACCAGCAGGTGGGCTCCAAGTGTCTCG ACGTGGATGAGTGCGAGACAGAGGTGTGTCCAGGAGCTAACAAGCAGTGCGAGAACACCGAGGGTGGATACCGCTGCATCTGTGCCGAGGGCTACAAACAGATGGAAGGCATCTGCGTGAAGGAGCAGATCCCAG AGTCAGCGGGCTTCTTCTCAGAGATGACAGAGGACGAACTGGTGGTGCTGCAGCAGATGTTCTTTGGTGTCATCATCTGCGCGCTGGCCACGCTGGCTGCCAAGGGCGACCTGGTCTTCACTGCCATCTTCATCGGGGCTGTGGCTGCCATGACTGGCTACTGGTTGTCTGAGCGCAGTGACCGCGTGCTGGAGGGCTTCATCAAGGGCAGATAA
- the CRELD1 gene encoding protein disulfide isomerase CRELD1 isoform X2, with product MAPRPLRGLVPALFGSLSLFLSLPGPVWPQPSPPPQASPPPEPHPCHICRGLVDSFNKGLERTTRDNFGGGNTAWEEEKLSKYRDSETRLVEVLEGVCSKSDFECHRLLELSEELVETWWFHKQQEAPDLFQWLCSDSLKLCCPSGTFGPSCLPCPGGAEKPCSGYGKCEGEGTRGGSGRCDCQAGYGGEACGQCGLGYFEAERNTSHLCRKGWALHHLKCVDIDECGTERASCGADQFCVNTEGSYECRDCAKACLGCMGAGPGRCKKCSPGYQQVGSKCLDVDECETEVCPGANKQCENTEGGYRCICAEGYKQMEGICVKEQIPESAGFFSEMTEDELVVLQQMFFGVIICALATLAAKGDLVFTAIFIGAVAAMTGYWLSERSDRVLEGFIKGR from the exons ATGGCTCCGCGGCCCCTGAGGGGTCTGGTCCCAGCCCTGTTTGGGAGCCTGAGCCTCTTCCTCAGCCTTCCAGGACCCGTCTGGCCCCAACCGTCTCCGCCTCCTCAGGCTTCTCCCCCGCCTGAGCCCCATCCATGTCATATCTGCCGGGGGCTGGTCGACAGTTTCAATAAG GGCCTGGAGAGGACCACCCGGGACAACTTTGGAGGTGGAAACACCGCATGGGAGGAAGAGAAGTTGTCCAAATACAGAGATAG CGAGACCCGCCTGGTAGAAGTGCTGGAGGGTGTGTGCAGCAAGTCGGACTTTGAGTGTCACCGCCTTCTGGAGCTGAGTGAGGAGCTGGTGGAGACCTGGTGGTTTCACAA GCAGCAGGAAGCCCCGGACCTCTTCCAGTGGCTCTGCTCAGATTCCCTGAAGCTCTGCTGCCCCTCAGGCACCTTCGGGCCCTCCTGCCTTC CTTGTCCTGGGGGTGCTGAGAAGCCCTGCAGTGGCTACGGGAAGTGTGAAGGGGAAGGCACCCGAGGGGGCAGCGGGCGTTGCGACTGCCAAGCCGGCTATGGGGGTGAGGCCTGTGGCCAATGTGGCCTCGGCTACTTTGAGGCAGAGCGGAACACCAGCCATCTG TGCAGAAAGGGCTGGGCCCTGCATCATCTGAAGTGTGTAG ACATCGATGAGTGTGGCACAGAACGAGCCAGCTGTGGAGCCGACCAGTTCTGCGTGAACACAGAGGGCTCCTATGAGTGCCGAG ACTGTGCCAAGGCCTGCCTGGGCTGCATGGGGGCAGGCCCTGGCCGCTGTAAGAAGTGCAGCCCTGGCTACCAGCAGGTGGGCTCCAAGTGTCTCG ACGTGGATGAGTGCGAGACAGAGGTGTGTCCAGGAGCTAACAAGCAGTGCGAGAACACCGAGGGTGGATACCGCTGCATCTGTGCCGAGGGCTACAAACAGATGGAAGGCATCTGCGTGAAGGAGCAGATCCCAG AGTCAGCGGGCTTCTTCTCAGAGATGACAGAGGACGAACTGGTGGTGCTGCAGCAGATGTTCTTTGGTGTCATCATCTGCGCGCTGGCCACGCTGGCTGCCAAGGGCGACCTGGTCTTCACTGCCATCTTCATCGGGGCTGTGGCTGCCATGACTGGCTACTGGTTGTCTGAGCGCAGTGACCGCGTGCTGGAGGGCTTCATCAAGGGCAGATAA